The following are encoded together in the Juglans microcarpa x Juglans regia isolate MS1-56 chromosome 2D, Jm3101_v1.0, whole genome shotgun sequence genome:
- the LOC121250164 gene encoding N-acetyl-D-glucosamine kinase-like isoform X1, which produces MKRHRNGEIWDFEHELPAVAANQCGVDVVLGLDGGTTSTVCVCMPVIPCSHSHFPDPLPVLARAVAGCSNHNSVGETAARETLEQVMADALAKSGLNRTAVRAVCLAVSGVNHPTDQQRIIDWLSDIFPSHIQLYVQNDAVAALASGTMGKLHGCVLIAGTGTIAYGFTEDGREARAAGAGPILGDWGSGYGIAAQALTAIVRAHDGRGPHTMLTSCILQTLDLVSPDELIGWTYADPSWARIAALVPVVVSCAEAGDEVANTILLDSVQELASSVKAVVHRLGLCGEDGKDYFPLVMVGGVLEANKRWDIGKEVMNYISKDYPGVQAIRPTVEPAVGAALLAWSFFMKESKKSS; this is translated from the exons ATGAAGAGGCATAGGAATGGGGAAATCTGGGACTTCGAGCACGAATTGCCAGCGGTGGCAGCCAATCAGTGCGGGGTAGATGTCGTGCTTGGATTGGACGGCGGCACGACCTCGACCGTGTGCGTATGCATGCCCGTCATTCCCTGTTCACACTCTCATTTTCCCGACCCTCTCCCCGTCCTCGCTCGCGCTGTTGCCGGCTGCTCCAACCACAACAGTGTAGGCG AAACTGCCGCGAGGGAAACTTTGGAGCAAGTTATGGCAGATGCACTTGCAAAGTCAGGTTTAAATCGGACTGCAGTTCGAGCTGTTTGTCTAGCTGTATCTGGAGTTAACCATCCCACGGATCAGCAAAGAATTATAGATTGGCTTAG TGATATATTTCCCAGCCACATACAACTATACGTTCAGAATGATGCCGTTGCAGCTCTAGCAAGTGGGACTATGGGAAAGCTTCATGGTTGTGTTTTAATTGCTGGTACAGGGACCATTGCTTATGGATTCACAGAAGATGGTCGTGAAGCTCGGGCTGCTGGTGCAGGGCCCATCTTGGGTGATTGGGGAAG TGGATATGGAATAGCTGCGCAGGCATTAACTGCCATCGTAAGGGCTCATGATGGTCGCGGTCCACATACAATGCTTACAAGTTGTATTTTACAGACGCTTGACCTTGTTTCTCCAGATGAACTCATTGG GTGGACCTATGCAGATCCATCCTGGGCTCGCATTGCAGCACTGGTTCCAGTTGTTGTTTCTTGTGCGGAGGCAGGTGATGAGGTTGCGAATACGATCTTGCTAGATTCAGTCCAAGAGCTGGCTTCAAGCGTGAAAGCTGTTGTTCATAGACTTGGTTTGTGTGGTGAAG ATGGGAAAGACTATTTTCCGCTTGTAATGGTTGGTGGCGTTCTTGAAGCAAATAAGAGATGGGATATAGGGAAGGAAGTCATGAACTACATCTCGAAGGACTACCCTGGGGTACAGGCAATTAGGCCGACG GTGGAGCCTGCAGTTGGGGCTGCTCTGCTAGCCTGGAGTTTCTTCATGAAAGAATCCAAGAAAAGTTCATAG
- the LOC121250164 gene encoding N-acetyl-D-glucosamine kinase-like isoform X2, which produces MKRHRNGEIWDFEHELPAVAANQCGVDVVLGLDGGTTSTVCVCMPVIPCSHSHFPDPLPVLARAVAGCSNHNSVGETAARETLEQVMADALAKSGLNRTAVRAVCLAVSGVNHPTDQQRIIDWLSGYGIAAQALTAIVRAHDGRGPHTMLTSCILQTLDLVSPDELIGWTYADPSWARIAALVPVVVSCAEAGDEVANTILLDSVQELASSVKAVVHRLGLCGEDGKDYFPLVMVGGVLEANKRWDIGKEVMNYISKDYPGVQAIRPTVEPAVGAALLAWSFFMKESKKSS; this is translated from the exons ATGAAGAGGCATAGGAATGGGGAAATCTGGGACTTCGAGCACGAATTGCCAGCGGTGGCAGCCAATCAGTGCGGGGTAGATGTCGTGCTTGGATTGGACGGCGGCACGACCTCGACCGTGTGCGTATGCATGCCCGTCATTCCCTGTTCACACTCTCATTTTCCCGACCCTCTCCCCGTCCTCGCTCGCGCTGTTGCCGGCTGCTCCAACCACAACAGTGTAGGCG AAACTGCCGCGAGGGAAACTTTGGAGCAAGTTATGGCAGATGCACTTGCAAAGTCAGGTTTAAATCGGACTGCAGTTCGAGCTGTTTGTCTAGCTGTATCTGGAGTTAACCATCCCACGGATCAGCAAAGAATTATAGATTGGCTTAG TGGATATGGAATAGCTGCGCAGGCATTAACTGCCATCGTAAGGGCTCATGATGGTCGCGGTCCACATACAATGCTTACAAGTTGTATTTTACAGACGCTTGACCTTGTTTCTCCAGATGAACTCATTGG GTGGACCTATGCAGATCCATCCTGGGCTCGCATTGCAGCACTGGTTCCAGTTGTTGTTTCTTGTGCGGAGGCAGGTGATGAGGTTGCGAATACGATCTTGCTAGATTCAGTCCAAGAGCTGGCTTCAAGCGTGAAAGCTGTTGTTCATAGACTTGGTTTGTGTGGTGAAG ATGGGAAAGACTATTTTCCGCTTGTAATGGTTGGTGGCGTTCTTGAAGCAAATAAGAGATGGGATATAGGGAAGGAAGTCATGAACTACATCTCGAAGGACTACCCTGGGGTACAGGCAATTAGGCCGACG GTGGAGCCTGCAGTTGGGGCTGCTCTGCTAGCCTGGAGTTTCTTCATGAAAGAATCCAAGAAAAGTTCATAG